DNA from Sulfitobacter albidus:
GATGTAGAGATCAGCCTGCGCGGTGCGCGCGGGATGGAGACGCGCGTTCTGGACGAGGTGCGCGGGGCGCTGCGCCGGGTCGAGGCGGCGTTCAACCTTTATGATCCGGCGTCCGAACTGTCGCGGCTCAATGCGGCAGGGCGGTTGCAAACCCCCTCGCCGGTGTTTCGCACACTGTTGGGTCGTGCCGCAGAGATCCACAAAGGCACCGCCGGACTTTTTGACCCGACAGTGCAACCGCTCTGGCGCGCGCTGGCCGAAGGGCGTGATCCGGCCCGCGCGCGCGCAGCACTGGGGTGGGAGCGGGTCGGGATGATGCCGGGGGTCACGCTGGACGCCGGACAGGCGCTGACCTTCAACGGGATCGCGCAGGGGTTTGCGACCGATCTGGTGAGCGGGATCCTCGCCCGGCACGGGTTCACCGAGACGCTCATCAATATCGGGGAGCATCGCGGCAGGGGCGCCCCATGGACCTTGGCCTTGAACGATCCCGTGCACGGCACGCTGGGACAGCGCACCTTGCGCGACCACGCGATCGCTACCTCCAGCCCCGCGGCGACACCCTTGGCCGGGGCGGGCACATCCTGCACGGGCTGCGCGCCCCTCGCTGGTCAAGCGTCAGCGTCGAGGCGCGCGATGCGACCACGGCGGACGGCTATGCAACCGCGATGGTGCTGGCATCGCGCGCGGAAATAGTGCGGATGAAGGCACAGGCGGGATTGATCCGGGTGACGCTGGTGGACGCTGTCGGCAACCTCACGACGCTGTGACGAAAAAAGCCCCCATCAAGGGGGCTTTGCGCGGCGCGGTGTTGGCCTCCTAGCCCTTGACGAGCTTGTTGAACCACCCTTTTTTCTTGGTCTCACCGGTTTCCGTTTCAACCACCTCGTCGGCTTCTTCGGGGGCCGGCGCGCCCACGGCGTCCTGAAAGTTGGAAAAGAATTGATCTGCCATTTTCTTGGCAAAGCCGTCGATAATGCGGCTGCCCAGCTGGGCCAGCTTGCCGCCTACTTTCGCCTCTACATCGTAGTGCAGAATGGTCTTGTCGCCTTCCGCCTCAAGGCGCACGTCCGCACCGCCCTTGGCGAAGCCCGCGGCACCGCCCTTGCCCTCACCGGTGATGGTGATGCTTTCGGGCGGGTTCATCTCGCTCAGCTGCACGGCGCCCTTGAATGTCGCTTTGACCGGGCCGACCTTTTGCACGACCGTCGCCTCGAACCCATCCTCGGGTGATCCTGACATCTCCTGACAGCCTGGCACGCAGGCCATCAGCACCTCGGGGTTGAGCAGCGCGGCATAGACGGTCTCGCGGTCGGCGTTGATGGTTTTCTGGTCGCTAAGCTTCATGGCGTTGGTCCTTTGTCAGCGCTCGGGCGGCTGGTGGGTCAGCCCGTAGCTTTCATAGATGGCCGAGATACGCCCGTCCTGCAAGGCAGCATAGATCGCGTCGTCGACCGTGTAGGCAAGCGGACGGTAGAGAAAACTGATGCCAACCCCCAGCGTCCATTCGCTTAATGCAAAGCCCGGCAGCGGCGGGCTGTGCACGTCGGTGGCGTCGGTCAGCCCGTATTCGATTTGCGCAAGCGGACCCATGACGGCCTTGACGGTGCCATCGTTCAGGGCCTGCATGGCGCCACGCATGTCGGGGTATCGCTGCATCTTGCCGCTCAGCTGACCGCCGGGGAAGGCGGAAAGATAGAAATCCGCGATCGAGTCGTTCTCGACCGCGACGGTGTCAAAGCGGAAGTAGGCCGGCACCGGTTTCTCGTCGGGGTAGGCGGCGGTGCTGTAGCCGATCGCAATGCTTTCGGCGGCGTATTGGCCCGTGAACACGACCTGTTCCGTCCGGCATTTGAACGCGCTGTCGTAGGGCACGCGCATCATCACGTTCGCGATGCGTCCGCCGATCAACGCCCCTTTCCAGATGTTGTTGCGCAGATCCGCGTCAAGGTTTTCGCCGGCGGCGACAAAGTTGAACCTTGCCTCGACGCCGATATCTTCTGCAATCAAGCGCGCGATGTCGACGTCCACGCCGCGCGGCTTGCCCGCCTCTTGCCAACTGTAGGGCGGATAGTCTTCGTAGACGGCAAAGAGCATGTGCCCCTGATCAATGATCTGGTCGAGCTCCTGACCGACGATGTCGCGGCTGGTGTTCTGCGGGCGCTCCTGCGGGACGTAATCGGCACAGGGATCTGCCGCATGGGCCTGCCCCGCAAGGGACAGACCCATGACCAGGGAGAGTGCAGTCGCCGTCAGCCGCACGATCAATTCGCGGCAGACAGGCCGATGGTCAGGGCCTCGGCGGCGGATTTATAGCCGTCTGGCGTCCCGTCGATGGTATTTGCCGCGCGGAACGCCACGCTGTCGGCGACGGGTGCGCCCGAGAGCGTTTCGATCCCGCCGGCGATCTCGCTCAACCGCGCCTTGAGCGCGTCCGGGTCGGCCCCCGCAGTGTCGCTGGCGTAGCCGTCAAGCTGGTCGCGCAGCGCCTTCAACTCGTCCGACACCTCGTCCATCGCCTCGGTGTCGGGACGGGTTTCGATATAGGTCCGGATTGCCCAGGCGGCTTCCTGTCCCAAAAGCTCGCCAAAGGCGGGCATCTTTGTGGTGCCGTTCTGGGTGTAGCCGTGGATGTAGCGCTCCATATACCATTCATCGCCGTATTCTTCGGCCTCGAGATAGCGCAGATCGGGGGCCAGCCCGCCCGAGACGACCTCCAGCCCGTGGCAGCGCGCGCAGTTCTGGTTGTAGCCCGAGGCACCGATTTCGATCGCGGTTTGCCAGACCTCGTCGCCGACGGCGGCAGCGCGATAGGGGTTTTCGATCAGCCACTCATCGCCTAGGGCGGGCAATCCGGTCGTATCGACCGCCTGCGGTGTGACATCGCCGTGGGCAAAGGCAAAGGTGCCGATCGCCAGGCCAAGGGTGGCGCCTGCGGCGGTGGTGAGAAGTGTCTTGTTCATGGCGGTCTCCTGCGGTGGGCCGGTGGTTGATCCCTTTCTATGTGGCGCGCCGCAGGTCGGCTATGCGACTTTGGTTTCACCCCTGCGCCCACGCGTGGCTCTCAAGGGCGACCATGGTCGTATTCGCGTGGTTTGAAGCGGATTGATAGGGTGTCCGACAGGGAGGAGCGTCAGGGATGTTGCGAGCCGCAATTTGCGTGATTTATCTTGGATTTGCGGGGGCTGGCGCCGCGCAGATCACGCTTGAGATCGCGCATCTCAAGGTCGATCAGCCGCAGCCGCCAACGCTCAGCAATCTGGACCCGGTGCCAGAGGATCGCGGCCTTGCCGGCGCATTGACGGGATTGGCCGACAACAACACGACCGGCAAGTTTCTGGGCCAGACCTATACGCTGCACACCGAGCGTGTGGGCGAGGGCGAGGATGGCGTGGCCGCTGCGGCGACGCTGCTGGACACACATCGCTACCTGCTCATCGACGCCGCCCCGCAGGTGATGTTGCAGATTGCCGATCTGCCGGAGGCGGAGGGCGCGATCCTATTCAACATCTCTTCTGGAGCGGGCAGCCTGCGGGATGTCGAATGCCGCGCGAACCTTTTGCACACCGCCGCGTCGGACGCGATGCGCACGGATGCGCTGGCGCAGGTATTCGTGCAAAAGCGCTGGCGCGATCTGGTGATGATCACCGGCACCTACCCGCAGGATGTGGCCTACGCCGAGGCGATGCGGCGCTCTCTGGCGAAATTCGGACTGGATCTGGAGGCGGAAAAGGAATGGGCGTTCGATGCCGACATGCGCCGCAACGCCGCGCAGGAGGTGCCGCTGTTCACGCAGGAATTCGGCGATTACGACGCGATGATCCTCGCCGATGAGGTCAATGATTTTGGACGCTATGTTCTCTACAATACATGGGCCGCACGCCCGGTTACGGGGTCCGAAGGGCTCAGCGCCGTGGGATGGAGCCCGGTTGTCGAGCAATGGGGCGCCGCGCAGTTGCAAAGCCGCTTTACCGACGCCCACGGGCGCGACATGACCTCCGATGACTACGCCGCCTGGGCCGCCGTGCGCACGCTGGGCGAGGCGGTGACGCGCACCGGCGCCGATGATCCGGCAAGCCTGCGCGATTACATCTTTTCCGACGCGTTCGAGCTGGCGGGCTTCAAGGGCCGCCCGCTCACCTACCGCGCGTGGAACGGCCAGCTGCGTCAGCCGATTTCGGTCGTGCACCCGCGCGCGCTGGTCGCCTCCGCCCCGTTGGAGGGGTTTTTGCACCGCGTCAACGAACTTGACACCCTGGGGCTGGACGCGCCCGAAAGCACCTGTGAGGCCTTTGAATGAAACACCTTCTGATTGCTGCCCTGCTCAGCGCGCCTGCATTGGCCGCCGCGGATGAAATCTGGGTGACCAACGAAAAAGACGACAGCGTCAGCGTCATCGACGTCGAAACGCTGGAGGTCGTGGCGACCTATCCCACCGGAGAGCGCCCGCGCGGCATCACGTTTTCAAAGGATTATTCGGTCCTCTACATCTGCGCGTCCGACAGCGATGCCGTGCAGGTGATGGACCCTGCGACGGGCAAGATCCTGCACGATCTGCCCTCCGGCGAGGACCCCGAGCAATTCGTGCTGCACCCCGACGACCGTCACCTCTATATCGCCAATGAGGACGATGCGATCACCACCGTGGTCGACACGCAGACCCGCAAGGTGGTGGCGCAGATCGACGTGGGCGTGGAGCCCGAGGGCATGGCCGTCTCCCCCGATGGCAAGATCGCGATCACCACCTCCGAGACGACGAATATGGCCCACTGGATCGACACGGAAACGCAAGCGCTGTTTGCCAATACGCTGGTCGACAGCCGCCCGCGCCACGCCGAATTCATCAAGGACGGCGCGGAGATGTGGGTGAGCTCGGAAATCGGCGGCACGATCACCGTGTTCGACACCGCCACCCAGACCGAGAAGGGCAAGATCAGCTTTGAGGTGCAGGGCGTGCACCCAGACCGGGTGCAGCCCGTCGGATTTGAATTCACCGCCGGTGATACCCACGCCTTTGTGGCGCTTGGCCCCTCGAACCACGTGGCGGTCGTCAACACCGATACGCTGGAGGTCGAGGAGTATATCCTCGTCGGGCGCCGTGTCTGGCACATGGATTTCAACGCCGACCGCTCGCTGCTGTTCACCACGAACGGGGTTTCCGGCGATGTGACCGTGATAGACGTGGCCAAGCGCGAGGCCATCAAATCCATCAAGGTGGGCCGCTTCCCCTGGGGTGCCGCCTTCCGCCCTACCAACTGAGCCGAGGACTTCCGATGAAATACCTGATTGCCGCCCTGCTGATCGCCGCCGCCCCCGCCACCGCGCAGGATAAACCGACCTACGGCGCCGCGGGCATCCTTGGCGGCTCGAACAAGGAAGATCTGCCGCCGATCATACTGTCAGCCGGGGCGCCGATCTCGGAGGGGCCGTGGGAGCTGCAATCGGGCACCTACTACGAATTCGAAATCCAGGGGGATGGCAGCCAGGAACTGGCCCTTGTCGGCCCCGAATTCTTCCGCGCGATCTGGATCGACGAGATCGTTGTGGAGGGGTTGGAGATCCGCCCGCTTGGTCTCGATTCTGTCGAATTCGACGAGGCGGGCGAGATGGAGATCGGATTCGTCGCGATCAAACCCGGTGCGTACTACATGAAGGTGCCTGGCACCTCGGGGGAGACCCAGCGGATCGAAATCACCATCCGATGAGCGGTCTGCGTGTCGAAGGGCTATCGTTTTCCTACGGGGACAAACAGGCGTTGGACGGGGTCGGCTTTACGGTCGACCCCGGTTCCTTTTGTGCCCTATTGGGGCCGAACGGAGCCGGGAAATCCACGCTCTTTGCGCTGCTGACCCGATTGCTGACCGCGCGTGACGGGCTGATCGAGATCGCGGGCCACAGGCTGGACAAAAGCCCCCGCGCCGCACTCGCGCGACTGGGCATCGTGTTTCAGCAAAGCACGCTGGATCTGGATCTGACCGTGCGCCAGAACCTGAAATATTTTGCCGCGCTGCACGGGATTGCCGGGCGCGATGCGGCGCGGCGCATCGATGCGGCCCTTGAGCGGCTCGACATGGCGCCGCGCGCGGATGAACGCGCCCGCACGCTCAACGGCGGCCACCGGCGGCGCACGGAGATTGCGCGCGCGCTGCTGCATGACCCCAAGGTTCTGCTGCTCGATGAGGCGACGGTGGGTCTGGATGCCGCCGCCCGCGCGTCGATCACGGGCCATGTGCACGCGCTGTGCGACGAGGGGATCAGCGTGCTGTGGGCCACGCATCTGACGGATGAGGTGCGCAGCGCTGACCGTCTGGTCATGCTGCACCGTGCCCGTGTGATCGCCGACGGCACCGCCGGAGACATCGCGGGCGACGTGCCCCTGCAACAGCGTTTCCTCGACATGACGGGGCAGGCGGCGTGAGCGCGCATGTGATCGCCCTGCGTGCCATAGTCGCACGTGAAGCGCTGCGGTTTATCCACCAGCGTGAACGGTTCATCGCGGCACTGGTCCGCCCGCTGGTGTGGTTGCTGGTTTTTGCGGCCGGGTTCCGGGCGGCGCTGGGCGTCAGCATCATCCCTCCCTACCAAACCTATATCACCTACGAGACCTACATCGTGCCCGGCCTGTGCGGCATGATCCTGCTGTTCAACGGGATGCAAAGCTCGCTCAGCCTCGTCTACGACCGCGAGATGGGGTCGATGAAGCTGCTGCTGACCTCGCCCCTGCCGCGCTGGTGGCTGCTGTTTGCCAAGCTCGCAGGGTCGACAGCGATTTCGATCCTTCAGGTCTATGCGTTTCTGGCCATTGCCTACGCGTTCGGCGTGCGCGCGCCCGCGCTGGGGTATGTCACGCTTTTGCCCGCGCTCGTTGTCACCGGGCTGATGCTGGGCGCACTCGGGCTGGTGCTGTCGAGCTTTATCAAGCAGTTGGAGAATTTCGCCGGGGTGATGAATTTTGTCATCTTCCCGATGTTTTTTCTGTCCTCGGCGCTCTATCCGCTGTGGAAAATGGCCGAGAGCTCTGAGCTGCTTTACACAATCTGCGCGCTCAACCCGTTTACCCACGGGGTCGAGCTGATCCGCTTTGCCCTCTACGGTCAGTTCAATGGCGCGGCACTTGTCTGGACGCTGGTGGCGGCGGGGGTGTTCACGGCCGGGGCTGTCTGGGGGTACGATCCGGCGCGCGGGGCACGGCGAAAGGGCTAGCCTTTCAGAACAGCCGGATCGCCTTCAAGGGTCAGGACCCGATCGGCGAGGGCCCGCGCCTCGCGCGGTTCGTGCGTCACCAGCAACGTGGCGGGACGGTGTCGGTCGCGCAGGCCGGTAAAGAGCGCCATCATCTCCTCCGCCGTTGCCGGATCGAGGGAGACGAAAGGCTCATCCAGCAGCAAAAGCGCGGGCGGGCGGGCGAAAGCCCGTGCCAGCGCCACGCGCCGACGCTGACCCAGCGACAATTGCCCGGGGAAATCGGCACCCCGGCCTGCCAGACCAACTTCCGACAATGCCGCCTCGGCGGTGGAGACATCGACCCGGGTGGGCACCGTGATGTTGTCGCGCAGGTTGCGCCAGGACAAGAGGGCAGGCTCCTGAAACACGGCGCTGATCGGTCCGGGCACGCGGCGGGTGCCGTCGAAGTCGGTCTCAAGCCCAGCGAGACAGCGCAGAAGCGTGGTCTTGCCGATCCCCGATGGTCCGGTGAGCGCGACCGTTTCCCCGGCGGCGATGGTGAGGGAAATATCAGCCAAAAGCATGCGCCCCGCGCGGTTGAGGCTGTTGATCGTCAAGGTGGTGGTCATGCGGTCTTCACGGATCTTTCGGCGGTGGCGGCGCGGCAAAAACGCCGTCGGGCAGGCGCGTCGCGGACCCTGTCAACGCAGCGCCGCCCAGTTCTGCCATCAGGCGGAACATCCGGTCGGCGGCGGCTTCGTCAACGGGGCCGTGCTCCGGGATACCCGCGCGGAACCCGTCCCGCAAGAAGCGGTATGTTGCATCATCGCCCGCCCGCATGAGGGGGCGTAGGCGGTCCCATTCGGCATCGTCTCGCGCCAGCCGGTCCTTGGCCGCACGGCTGGCGCGCATCAGGCCGTGGGCCAGCGCGGGACGCTCGCGCAGCATCTCGCCGCGCAGGACATAGCCCAGAAGGGGCGTTGCAGGATCAAGACCAAGGGCTGCGGCGGCCTCGCCCACATCGACCAGCTTACGCATCCCGGCCGCTTCCATCTTGGCGTTGAAATGCCAGTAGTTGACGGCCGCGCCAAACTCCCCGTCGAGCGCGGCCTTGAATACCAGCGGGGGGGCCGCAAACACTTGCGTCGTGCGGCGCGCCAGATCGATACCGTGGCGGCGCTGGGCGTAGGCGCGCAGGATCAGCCAGCTTTTGTCGAGCGCCCCACCCGCGATGCCAATGCGCGCGCCGTCAAGATCGGCAAGGCTTTGCGCGGGGCTGTCAGCGGGCACCAGTATCGCGCCCACCGCGCGGGAGTAGGGGATAAAGACATAGTCGCGCCCCGCCGCGCGCTGGCGCGCCACCCAGATCCAGTCACTCACAACCGCATCGACCGCGCCGCCCTGAAACGCCACCATGCTGGCAGCGCTGCCTGCGGTCCCACGCACCTCGAGGCGAAAACCGTTGGCGGTGTCGTCGCCGTGGTGCGCGATGCTGTCGAGCTCCCAATTGACCGTCCCGACCTTGAGCACGGCAATGCGCAGCACCGGCAGCTCCGCCGCGGCGGGCAGCGCCCAGAGCAGCGCACAGATCAGCAGCGCCCTCATTCGATGACCAGACGGGGCAGCCAATGGCCCTCGGGGTCGCTCTCGACGATGTCCTGATCCCGCAGGGGGCGCAGGACGCCGGGGGCCGGCGGGACAGCGAGCAGGCCCATGTCGATCTCGTGCAGGGTTCCGTCAAACCCGTGCTCGGTCGGGGTGAGGCGGTAGTAGATCCCGTTCCACATGTTGATTCCGTAGTCGGTCGTGCCTTTCCAGACGAACAGCAGATCGTATTCCAGATCCGTCAGATCCTGCGAAATGTTGCGTGCATTTTCATAGGGGTAGGGGACGTGGCACCAGGTTTTCCGCGCCCCGTCGATACATTTGAACGGGCGCATCGACAGGAAATATTCCGAAAAGGCATCCGCGTGCATCTCCATCCGGTAGGCGCCGGTATCGTCGGTCGTCAGCTCCGCGATGACGATCCGCGTGCCGTCATCCGCTTCGAGAGTGAC
Protein-coding regions in this window:
- a CDS encoding FAD:protein FMN transferase, coding for MNLSRRRFLSIAAASTLAPAAHAAPLRWHGRALGADVEISLRGARGMETRVLDEVRGALRRVEAAFNLYDPASELSRLNAAGRLQTPSPVFRTLLGRAAEIHKGTAGLFDPTVQPLWRALAEGRDPARARAALGWERVGMMPGVTLDAGQALTFNGIAQGFATDLVSGILARHGFTETLINIGEHRGRGAPWTLALNDPVHGTLGQRTLRDHAIATSSPAATPLAGAGTSCTGCAPLAGQASASRRAMRPRRTAMQPRWCWHRARK
- a CDS encoding CoxG family protein, yielding MKLSDQKTINADRETVYAALLNPEVLMACVPGCQEMSGSPEDGFEATVVQKVGPVKATFKGAVQLSEMNPPESITITGEGKGGAAGFAKGGADVRLEAEGDKTILHYDVEAKVGGKLAQLGSRIIDGFAKKMADQFFSNFQDAVGAPAPEEADEVVETETGETKKKGWFNKLVKG
- a CDS encoding substrate-binding periplasmic protein; this translates as MGLSLAGQAHAADPCADYVPQERPQNTSRDIVGQELDQIIDQGHMLFAVYEDYPPYSWQEAGKPRGVDVDIARLIAEDIGVEARFNFVAAGENLDADLRNNIWKGALIGGRIANVMMRVPYDSAFKCRTEQVVFTGQYAAESIAIGYSTAAYPDEKPVPAYFRFDTVAVENDSIADFYLSAFPGGQLSGKMQRYPDMRGAMQALNDGTVKAVMGPLAQIEYGLTDATDVHSPPLPGFALSEWTLGVGISFLYRPLAYTVDDAIYAALQDGRISAIYESYGLTHQPPER
- the pedF gene encoding cytochrome c-550 PedF; the encoded protein is MNKTLLTTAAGATLGLAIGTFAFAHGDVTPQAVDTTGLPALGDEWLIENPYRAAAVGDEVWQTAIEIGASGYNQNCARCHGLEVVSGGLAPDLRYLEAEEYGDEWYMERYIHGYTQNGTTKMPAFGELLGQEAAWAIRTYIETRPDTEAMDEVSDELKALRDQLDGYASDTAGADPDALKARLSEIAGGIETLSGAPVADSVAFRAANTIDGTPDGYKSAAEALTIGLSAAN
- a CDS encoding ABC transporter substrate-binding protein; translation: MLRAAICVIYLGFAGAGAAQITLEIAHLKVDQPQPPTLSNLDPVPEDRGLAGALTGLADNNTTGKFLGQTYTLHTERVGEGEDGVAAAATLLDTHRYLLIDAAPQVMLQIADLPEAEGAILFNISSGAGSLRDVECRANLLHTAASDAMRTDALAQVFVQKRWRDLVMITGTYPQDVAYAEAMRRSLAKFGLDLEAEKEWAFDADMRRNAAQEVPLFTQEFGDYDAMILADEVNDFGRYVLYNTWAARPVTGSEGLSAVGWSPVVEQWGAAQLQSRFTDAHGRDMTSDDYAAWAAVRTLGEAVTRTGADDPASLRDYIFSDAFELAGFKGRPLTYRAWNGQLRQPISVVHPRALVASAPLEGFLHRVNELDTLGLDAPESTCEAFE
- a CDS encoding YVTN family beta-propeller repeat protein, giving the protein MKHLLIAALLSAPALAAADEIWVTNEKDDSVSVIDVETLEVVATYPTGERPRGITFSKDYSVLYICASDSDAVQVMDPATGKILHDLPSGEDPEQFVLHPDDRHLYIANEDDAITTVVDTQTRKVVAQIDVGVEPEGMAVSPDGKIAITTSETTNMAHWIDTETQALFANTLVDSRPRHAEFIKDGAEMWVSSEIGGTITVFDTATQTEKGKISFEVQGVHPDRVQPVGFEFTAGDTHAFVALGPSNHVAVVNTDTLEVEEYILVGRRVWHMDFNADRSLLFTTNGVSGDVTVIDVAKREAIKSIKVGRFPWGAAFRPTN
- a CDS encoding ABC transporter ATP-binding protein — encoded protein: MSGLRVEGLSFSYGDKQALDGVGFTVDPGSFCALLGPNGAGKSTLFALLTRLLTARDGLIEIAGHRLDKSPRAALARLGIVFQQSTLDLDLTVRQNLKYFAALHGIAGRDAARRIDAALERLDMAPRADERARTLNGGHRRRTEIARALLHDPKVLLLDEATVGLDAAARASITGHVHALCDEGISVLWATHLTDEVRSADRLVMLHRARVIADGTAGDIAGDVPLQQRFLDMTGQAA
- a CDS encoding ABC transporter permease; this translates as MSAHVIALRAIVAREALRFIHQRERFIAALVRPLVWLLVFAAGFRAALGVSIIPPYQTYITYETYIVPGLCGMILLFNGMQSSLSLVYDREMGSMKLLLTSPLPRWWLLFAKLAGSTAISILQVYAFLAIAYAFGVRAPALGYVTLLPALVVTGLMLGALGLVLSSFIKQLENFAGVMNFVIFPMFFLSSALYPLWKMAESSELLYTICALNPFTHGVELIRFALYGQFNGAALVWTLVAAGVFTAGAVWGYDPARGARRKG
- a CDS encoding ABC transporter ATP-binding protein, with product MTTTLTINSLNRAGRMLLADISLTIAAGETVALTGPSGIGKTTLLRCLAGLETDFDGTRRVPGPISAVFQEPALLSWRNLRDNITVPTRVDVSTAEAALSEVGLAGRGADFPGQLSLGQRRRVALARAFARPPALLLLDEPFVSLDPATAEEMMALFTGLRDRHRPATLLVTHEPREARALADRVLTLEGDPAVLKG
- a CDS encoding ABC transporter substrate-binding protein, which produces MRALLICALLWALPAAAELPVLRIAVLKVGTVNWELDSIAHHGDDTANGFRLEVRGTAGSAASMVAFQGGAVDAVVSDWIWVARQRAAGRDYVFIPYSRAVGAILVPADSPAQSLADLDGARIGIAGGALDKSWLILRAYAQRRHGIDLARRTTQVFAAPPLVFKAALDGEFGAAVNYWHFNAKMEAAGMRKLVDVGEAAAALGLDPATPLLGYVLRGEMLRERPALAHGLMRASRAAKDRLARDDAEWDRLRPLMRAGDDATYRFLRDGFRAGIPEHGPVDEAAADRMFRLMAELGGAALTGSATRLPDGVFAAPPPPKDP